CCTCGCGTCGCCGGATCATACGTACAGTGCAACTCGATTATCTCGCCAGTCTTATCGTCTTTGACAAAACTCTCGCACGTGATGAAATACGCATACCGCAACCGCACCTCGCGACCGGGAGAAAGTCGGAAGAACTTCTTCGGCGGATCTTCCATGAAATCATCACGCTCGATATAGAGGACTTTCGAGAACGGGACTTTGCGCGTCCCGGCAGCTTCGTCCTCGGGATTATTGACGGCATCAAGCTCCTCGACTTTGTCATCCGGATAGTTGTCGATCACGACTTTCAGAGGGCGCAGAACACCCATCACTCGCGAAGCGGTTCTGTTCAGGTCTTCGCGCAGAGTATGCTCGAGCAGCGCCAAATCAACCATACTGTCTCTCTTCGAAACTCCGATACGCTCGCAGAAGCGCCTGATCGATTCCGGCATATATCCAAGCCGGCGCATACCCGACAGCGTCGGCATGCGCGGATCATCCCATCCGCTGACACGTCCGTCCTCGACCAATAGCAGCAGTTTCCGCTTTGTAACCACCGTGTAACTCAAATTGAGGCGTGCGAATTCGATTTGCTGCGGATGGTGCACTCCCAACTGATCGAGAAACCAGTCGTAGAGCGGCCTGTGATCTTCGAACTCGACCGTACAAAGCGAATGCGTAATGCCTTCTATCGAATCAGAAAGGCAGTGAGTGAAATCATACATCGGGTAGATGCACCACTTGTCACCGGTGCGGTGATGCGATGCATGAACAATGCGATAGATCACCGGGTCACGCATGTTGAGGTTGCCTGACGACATGTCGATCTTAGCTCGCAGAGTACGCGACCCGTTCGGAAACTCTCCGGCACGCATGCGTTCGAAAAGATCAAGATTCTCCTCGACCGAACGATTGCGGTCGGGGCTCTCTTTGCCCGGCTCCGTAAGAGTTCCGCGATACTCTCTGATCTCATCGGCGTTTAGATCGCAGACGTATGCTTTACCGTCCTTTATCAGTTGCACAGCATATTCATATAGACGCTCAAAATAGTCCGAGGCGAAATATAGCCGATCATCCCAGTCCCAACCAAGCCAGCGTATGTCCTCCTTGATCGAGTCGACATATTCGACATCCTCTCTCGTCGGATTTGTATCGTCGAATCTCAGATTGCAGAGACCGTTGTAGTCGGCAGCTACACCAAAATCGATACAGATTGCCTTGGCATGGCCAATGTGCAGATATCCATTCGGCTCCGGTGGAAAGCGCGTGTGTACTTTGCTGTCGTTCCTGTTATTCTTCAGATCTTCTTCAACGATGGTCCGGACAAAATCGAGTCCTGGGCCAGATTCCGTATTGCCCGACTCCGCCGAATTCTTCCTCGCCGTTGATCTGTCATCATCAGAGTTCTTCGATTTCATGGCCTTTCTCGATTCAGGAGAATGTTTATCGCTGCCGTATATTTCATAATGAGACAACCCGGCGGCTCTATTGTTCCAAGTGTCAGAGTACGAAGCTAATACAAATTGGTTGCTCCTTCAACCCCAATCTTCAGGACTCGGTAAGATATATCTCGGTTTTCGATTCGAGCATCCGATAACGTAAATACGACCGGAACAAATATTTGAGAAACCGGTTACAGCTTCACGAAGAGGGGCACACTCCGCGAACGACATCCAGACAGTCAAAACATGTATTGTGAGGTGCTGGAAATGAAGGCAATATGGAATGGTGCGGTGATCGCCGATTCCGAAGATACTGTCGTTCTTGCTGGCAGCAGTTATTTTCCGCCGGAGTCAGTAAAAAACGAATTCCTGAGAAAGAGCCTGAGAACATCAATATGTCCATGGATAGGCGAGGCCACGTATTACGATGTGGTTGTAGATGGAGTTGCGGTGAAAGATGCAGCCTTGTCTTATCCGGACCCGAAACCGAAAGCAGTCTGTGTTCGAAATTACATAGCGTTCTTGAAAGGCGTGCAACTGGTTCTGTAGTCAGTCAGCATACAGCAACGGGCTATTCGATTGTTGCGGAATCGCTCGTGATGTCGTACTTCTTCATTCTATAGATGAGCACATGACGTGGCATCTTCAAGTATTTGGCTGCTTTGGTTCTATTCCAACCGCAGTTGTTGAGGGCATCGACTATGATCTTCCGGGTCGCTTCGTGATAAGTCAGTCTTTCCGGCTGGAGACTCGTACGCTCCGACGCACCGCCCGGTTTTGACATATCGAAATCATCAGGCAAGTCGCGGATTGTCAATGTATCCTCACCGCGCAAAATCACCATCCGCCCGATCAGATTCTCTAGTTCTCTGATATTGCCGGGCCAACTGTAGTTCGAGAGCGCTTCAACGAGGTCATCTTCGATACCGACAGGTTTGTCAGGACTATGCTTCCTCAGGAACTCCCTGATCAAAAGCGGTATGTCTTCTCTTCTCTCGCGAAGACTCGGTACATGCAGCGGGATTACATTCAGTCTGTAATACAAATCTTCTCTGAACCTTCCGTTGTCGATCGACTTCTTGAGATCGACATTTGTCGCAGCGATCACTCTGACATCGATATTGATCTTTCTCTCCGATCCAACCGGCTCGATGACTCGCTCCTGCAACACCCGGAGAAGTTTCACCTGCAATTCGGTTTCGAGTTCGCCGATCTCATCGAGCATGATTGTGCCGCCATCTGCGAGTTCGAATTTCCCTCTCTTATCACGGATAGCGCCGGTGAAGGCGCCTTTGACATGGCCGAACAGCTCCGATTCGATCAGGTCTCGTGGAATCGCGGCACAGTTGACTGCAACGTATTTCTTCGTAAGTCTCGGACTGAGATGGTGAATCTGCCGTGCAATCACTTCCTTGCCGGTGCCGGACTCTCCGGTCAACAGCACTGTAGCGTCATACGGCGCGATCTTCTCAACAGTTCTCATCAGCTCCTTGTATGATCTGGATACACCAACGATGTGCTTGAATTCGTCGCGCCCGCGCAGTTCTTCTCTGAGCTGCTTGTTTTCATCTTCGAGATTCCGAAACTTAAGAGCCTTTTCAATCGCCACGAAGAGCTCATCGTCATCGAATGGTTTCGTGAGATAATCAAACGCACCGAGTTTGACCGCCTTAACCGCCTGTGAAACGTCAGCGAACGCAGTGATGAGGATTACTTCGAGCTCAGGCTGGACTTTCTTTGCCCTCTCCAGAAGCTCGATGCCGTTCAGCTTCGGCATTTTCATATCCGTGAGAAGCACATCATAGCGGCTTTTGCCCAGCTCATCGAGCGCAACCTGCCCATCGGCAACGGCGGTCACATCAAACCCCTTGCGACGGAGCTTGAATTGAATCACGCGCCTTAGGGCGTCGTCATCATCTGCAAGCAACACTCTGACAGCCATTATGTCTCCTCGGATGGCGGAAACGAAATTCTAACCTCGGTACCCTTTCCCGATTTGCTCTCGATCCGTATCGCGCCGCCGTGGTCGTCAACAATGCTCCTTGCGATCGCAAGACCGAGACCGGTGCCTGCCGACTTGGTAGTATAGAACGGTTCGAACACTTTCTCCAGATCAAGCTGGTCAATCCCTTGTCCCGAGTCTTTGACGACCAGTTCAACGCGGTCTCCCGAACCGACTGCGAGCTTCACCTGAATCGTCGAACCCGAATTTGACGCCTCCAGAGCGTTGAGCATGAGATTCAGCATTAATTGGTGGATTTTTTCGGCATCGCCTTTGATGTGAATACTATCTGTAATCACGACATCTGTTGCCACGCCTGCTGACTCAATTTGCGCATCGATTTGACGCAGACTTGCCACGACTGTTTTGCTGAGATTGATGCTTGTGAGTTCGGTCTTCCTCGGTCGCGCGAATGTCAGAAAGTCTCTAACCGTGCCGTCCACCCTCCTGATTTCCTTGAATGCAATCTCTCTGAATTCGTCCCTATCATTAGAGGGTGTAGTCTCGTCGGACATTATTTCGAGAGCGCCCTTGATCGAGGCGAGCGGGTTCTTGATCTCATGAGCAACTCCGGCCGCCATCCGGCCGATTGTCGAGAGCCGCTGCGCGCGTTCGAGTTCTAATTTGGTCTCACCGTGGCGACGGCGGATGTGCAGTTCCCGTTCGGTCAACGCTCCGGTCAGCAGAGCGATAGCAAAGTAGAAAACGATTTCGACCAGTTCACCGGAAAGATCAGTAGGATGCTGTCTGGGCAGAAAGATAAATGGCATCACTGCAGCCGATATGATTGCTGCAGTCACGAGTCCCCCTCGCACGCCGAACCAGACAGCGGCTATCGCGATCGGGATATAGCAGAATCTGCCATGGATAGCATGTATCCAGCCTGCGTGGCCAAAGATATTCTCAAGTACCAGGCCGTAGTGGATCGCAAGAGTCAACGCGACCAGCAGGCCGAGGAAACCTATCTTGTAATACTTGACTTTCAATGCTACTTTGGTCAGATCATCTCCCATGCATCACAGTGATAGTAAATTCTGTGCCAGAAGATCAATACACTCGCCAGGGTCTCTCTATGATCTTTCCTGCATGTGTGTTGAAGGGGCCCAGACATCGTCATCTCTGAGAGCGAAGCGTGGCAATCTCCACGTTCACTATAGCTTTGATCGACATTGAGATCGCCACGTCGCTCCACTCCTCGCGATGACGGATTTTGCGATGCGCATGACCGTTTCAACCAGCCCGCGCGCAAGCCTCCTGCAAGGGCAACCTCTCGGATCTGTATCTCAGCTGGCAACTCTATCCCTCAATATTGAAGAAAAATGAACAATATTCTGTACTCAATCAACAATATTCTTCACTCTACAGTTCCTCGATAGAATAGTAAATTCGTAACCCATTGATATACAACGGATATTGCAGCGATTCTTGTATTGGCACGCTTGTTGATCTTATGTCTTGGCGTGATGAGATACGCAATATCAAGAAGACTGGCCTCTGCATTAGTTTTGGCTCTCGCAGTCATCAACTTCGGCTTGGCCGATACGAGTGCCGCGTCGGAGAAAGATGATGCGATGGCACTCGCGAGAGAAACCGGTTCCGGCTACTCCGATTCGAAGGCAGCGATGCTTCGACCGGGTGTATCACTCAACGATTTTCTCATCTACGGTGCACTCAACAATCCCGGTCTGAAGGCAGCTTATTACAATTGGGTTTCGGAGTTGGAGAAGGTCGCTGTTGTTGGAGGATTGCCTGATCCGACCGTCTCATACGGTTACTTCATAAAGAATGTCGAGACGAGAGTCGGCCCGCAGAACCAGCGTTTCGGGATTAAGCAATCAATACCATGGTTCGGAACACTCGGGAAGAGGGGAGATGCCGCATTCGAGTTGGCACAGGCAGCGTATCAGAATTATCAGTCCGAAAAGCTGCGGCTTTTCTATAGTATCACCCGTGCCTATAACGATTACTACTATCTTGGAAGAAATGTCGAGATTGCGTCAGACAATTTGGAGTTGCTCAAACTCTGGGAGTCTGTTGCGACGACCAAGTACAAGGCTGGGATCAGTCCGTACGCCGATCTCATCAAGATCCAGGTGGAGCTCGGAAAGCTCGACGATCAATTGACAAGCCTGGAGGAGATGAAGCGACCGCTGGAGTACAAGCTTCGCTCGGCGTTAGGGCTTCCTGACTCGTTGCCCCTGCCTGCTCCGACCTCAATTGCAAACAGCGAGTTTATTGCAGAGAGAGATTCTGTAACGATCTGGGCGCTCCGGCACAATCCGAACCTGAATGCCCTAAATCATCTGTTGAGCAAGGAGAAAATAGAGATCAGCCTTGCGAACATTGCACGTCTGCCCAATTTCACACTGGGAGCCGACTACATAGAGACGGGCGAGGCAGTGAATCCGGGGCTCGCTGAGAGTGGAAAAGATCCATGGATGGTCAGTGTTAGTCTCAATGTGCCCATCTGGTTCGGCAAGAACAATGCCCGCGTCAGGCAGGCTCAGGCGCGCAGAGATGCCGCCGAGAACCGGCTCGCAGACTCCAGGAATCAGATCGAAGCATATATCAGCCGGGTGTTGTTCGAATATGAAGATGCTGTCAGGAAGATCGGATTGTATGAGGATGGTCTGATTCCGAAGGCGGAACAATCTCTTAACGCATCCTATACCGCTTACCAATCTGGTGAATCAGATTTCCTGAACCTCCTCGACGCACAGCGCGAGTTGCTTGAATTTCAACTGAATCTCGAAAAGGCGAGAACTGACGCATCCACAAAACTAGCAGAAATCGAAATGACAATCGGAAAAGACATAAGTAACCCAATCAGTAAATCTCCAATCAAGTAGCGAAAGGAAGACTGCTATGAGAAAGTCCCAAATCATGATTCTGATGCTCTCTATGTTTGCTCTTCTTGCAGTATCTGCATTTGCAGGAGAGGTAAAGAAAGAGAGTGCGGAGAAGAAGCCGATCGAGCTGCATGCTCAGACTCTTTGTCCGGTGATGGGCGGCAAGGTTGATTCGACGGCATATACAGATATTCAGGGACAGCGCGTGTACCACTGCTGCCCGGCATGCTCAAAGACTCTGAAGTCTGATCCTGACAAGTATTTCAAGAAGGCTGCCGCTGAAGGCGTGCTCTTTGAGAATGTTCAGGCGACCTGTCCGGTGTCGGGTAAGGAGCTCGGCGAAAAGAGCGTGTTCACAGATTACGAAGGCCGTCGCGTCTATTTCTGCTGTGAAAAATGCCCGGTGGAATTCGCCAAAGATCCGCAGAAATGTCTGGCCAAGCTCGATCAACCGGTAGAGACCGAAAAGGCGAGCAAAGCAGAGAAGACACAGAGTCACGAAGGACATGATCACTAATATTTTGTTGCAGGTAGGGAGAAAGCGATGACAGACTCAGATAAGAAGAGATTCTCAGACTGGATATCACTCATACCACGTCGAGGTGCGGGCCTCGTCGTATTTATCCTGATAGTCGTCATTGCTTTCTCCCTTGGTCTTATGCTTTCCGGTGGCGACGACGGACAGCTTGCGCAATCAGCAGTGCACGATCACGATGGCGAAGTCGCCAAGCAGCCCACCATCTGGACATGTTCGATGCACCCGCAGATCAAACTCCCGAAGCCGGGCAAGTGCCCGATTTGCTTCATGGATCTCATTCCGCTTGAATCTGGCTCCGGTGACGGTCTCGATCCGAATCAACTGAGAATGACAGAGGCTGCCAAGCAACTGGCGCGTATCGAGACAACACCCGTCGTGCGCGATTATGCGTCAGCCGAAATCAGGATGGTCGGCAGGATAGCGTATGACGAGACCAAAGTAGCCGTCATTTCCGCAAGAATTCCGGGGCGTATCGACCAGCTCTACGCCGACTACACCGGCCTCAGGGTTGCGAAGGGCGATCACTTGGTGAAGCTTTACTCGCCGGAACTTCTCAGCGCGCAGGAGGAACTGATTCAGGCAAAGAGAAGCGTCGAGGGACTGCGCGTCAGAGGTGGAGTGCTCTTGTCGACGGCAATCACTACTCTCGATGCAGCTCGCGAAAAGCTGAGCCTCTACGGCCTGCCCAAATATCAGATCGACGAAATCGAGGAGAGAGGAACAGCCGCTGAGAATTTGACAATCTATGCCCCGATCGGTGGTACCGTTATTCACAAGAATGCAACCGAAGGAATGTATGTTCAGACAGGAACAGATATCTACACGATTGCCGATTTGAAGAAGCTCTGGGTTCTGTTCGATGCCTATGAATCCGACCTGCCATGGCTTCGTATTGGACAGACGGTCAAATTCGCGTCACCATCATTCCCCGGTGAACAATTCGACGCAACGATTTCATTCATTGATCCAATCGTAGATCAGAAAACCCGTACGATCAGTGTGCGCGCGATAGCAGATAATACTGGTGATAGACTGAAGCCCGATATGTTCGTCAGCGGTGTTGTTAAGTCAAGTCTCGATGAGCATGGCAAGGTTGCCGACCAAAGCGATCGAGCACTTGTAATTCCGGCATCGGCACCGCTTCTCACCGGCAGCAGGGCAATTGTATATGTTCAAGTATCGGATGACGATGGTCCGGTGTTCGAAGGACGCGAGGTCGTACTCGGACCGAGAGCCGGTGAGCTCTACACCGTCAAATCGGGATTGGTCGAAGGAGAGCTTGTTGTCAGCAACGGCGCCTTCAAGATCGACAGCGAACTTCAGATACATGCAAAACCGAGCATGATGTCGCCTTCCGGAGGAGGTGCGCTGCCGCATGAGCATGATCAGTCAGCACCCATGGCTGCAGATATGATGGATCCCGAGGCTGTGTCGCACATAATAGAATCTCCGGCATTGGAGACTCTAACTCCCGTCTTCGATGCTTACTTCGAAGTGCAAATGGCGCTGGCATCCGATGATCCAGTGGCTGCATCAGAATCATACGCGAAACTCAGGGGAGAGGTTAGCTCGGTCGATATGTCGCTGTTTGATGGGGAAACACACATGCAGTGGATGTCACTCTCGGACAGCATCGTCACCTACTCCAGGAAGGCCAGTGAGACTAAAGATATTGATCAATTGCGTGATGCGTTTTATCACGTCTCCAAAGCCATGATTGATTTGGAAGAGGGCTTCGGCCATTCTGACAATCGAGATTACTTCCTCACTTTCTGTCCGATGGCGCGTGACAACAGAGGTGCGTACTGGTTGCAGACAGTCGACACAGTCTACAATTCTTTCTATGGTGCAATGATGCTTCGCTGTGGTGAAATCAAGGGAGCGTTACCTTCCAATCCGGCGAGTGACAAGTAGATCATGAGTGAACACATCGACAAGAATAAACAGAGCAGGCACTCCCCAATCGATCGGGTGATCAAATTCTGCCTTGAAAACAAACTCGTTGTGCTCCTCGCCACGCTGTTCTTCATAGCGTGGGGAATCATTGTGGCGCCGTTTGACTGGAATATCCAGGCCATCCCGCGCTATCCGGTTCCGGTGGATGCTATCCCCGATATCGGAGAGAATCAGCAGATTGTCTTCACCGAATGGATGGGACGGTCGCCGCAGGATGTCGAAGATCAGATATCGTATCCGCTGACAGTCTCACTGCTCGGCGTGCCGGGCGTGAGGACAATCAGGAGCTACTCGTTCTTCGGCTTCTCGTCGATCTACGTGATCTTCAAGGATGATGTCGAATTCTACTGGTCTCGCTCGCGGATTCTCGAGAAGCTCAACTCGCTTCCCGCCGGTACCCTGCCGGACGAGGTGCAGCCTGCTCTAGGACCAGACGCTACTGCACTCGGACAGGTCTTCTGGTACACACTCGAGGGCAGAGATGAACGCGGCAATCCGACCGGCGGCTGGGATCTTCACGAACTGCGATCCATTCAGGACTGGACTGTGCGCTATGCGCTGCAATCAGCCGATGGCGTAGCTGAAGTGGCTTCGATCGGCGGGTTTGTTCAGGAATACCAAATCGATGCCAATCCTGACGCTATGAAATCATACGGCGTCACGCTGTCTGATCTATTCATGGCCGTGAAATCCTCCAACATCGATGTTGGCGCAAGAACGATCGAAATCAACAAAGTCGAATATGTCATTCGCGGTCTCGGCTTCATCAAGGAGCTCGCAGACATCGAGAACACTGCCGTGGCCTCGCGCGACAATGTCCCGATTCGCATCAAAGATGTCGCGACTGTATCGCTCGGACCAGCCATGAGACGCGGAGCCCTGGACAAAGGCGGGGCAGAGGCTGTCGGAGGTGTAGTTGTTGTCAGACATGGTGCAAATCCGCTTGCTACAATAACCAATGTTAAAGCTAAGATCGCGGAAATATCGCCGGGGCTGCCAAAGAAGATACTTGGTGATGGCAGCACATCGCAGGTCAGTATCGTACCGTTCTATGATCGAACCGGATTGATTTATGAAACTCTCGGGACTCTCAATACCGCACTCGTTGACGAAATTCTCGTGACCATGATTGTCGTGATCCTGATGGTGATGCACTTGAGAGCATCAGCGTTGATTTCTGGATTGCTACCGTTGACGGTACTGATGGTTTTCATTGCAATGAAGGTATTCAAGGTAGATGCCAACATTGTCGCCCTCTCGGGTATCGCAATTGCAATCGGTACGATTGTCGACATGGGTATTGTTGTCAGCGAGAACATTCTCAGGCACCTGGAGAAAGCTCAGCCGGGTGCTGATCGATTGCAGGTCATATTCCAGGCTGCATCCGAGGTTGGAGGTGCGGTCCTGACTGCCATCTCTACAACTGTAATTTCATTCCTTCCTGTATTCACAATGCAAGCTGCGGAAGGCAAGCTTTTCAAGCCACTGGCCTATACGAAGACTTTTGCGCTCATTGCATCGGTCATAGTCGCAATGACGATCATCCCGCCGCTGGCTCACATGTTGTTCACAGCCAGTGAATCAAGACTGAAATCTCGAAGGCTTCTACCTATCGGACTCGCTATTGGCGCATTAACGCTCATGGTCTGGTCATTCTGGTTGGCGGGTGTATTGCTATTGATTATGGCCGCGTACCAGGCATTCAAGAATCACATTCCAGAGCGCTTTCGAGAGAAAATACCGACCATCACGAACTATATCATAGTCATCATCATCGGTGCACTGCTCGCCGAACATTGGAGGCCACTCGGTTACCAGGTCGGGATAGTCGGCAACTTCGTTTTTGTCGCTCTGCTGCTCGGTGGGATTCTGTTTCTGGTGCAAATGCTGATAAGAGCTTACGAACCAATCTTGAGATGGTGCCTGGCTCACAAGAAGCAGTTTCTCGTATTACCTTTGTTACTGTTGTTACTCGGTACCACGATTTGGCTTGGTTTTGACAGCATATTCGGGTTCATGCCCGGCTGGATACGATCAACCGCACCATATATTGATGTCAATCACGCGTTCCCGGGTCTCGGCAAAGAATTCATGCCTGATCTTGACGAAGGATCGTTCCTCTACATGCCGACTACCATGCCGCATGCCTCGATAGGTGAAGTGCTCGATGTGCTGCAACTCCAGGACAAGGCTTTCAGCAGTATACCGGAAATCGAAACTGTCGTTGGCAAGCTCGGCCGCGTCGACAGTCCGCTCGACCCGGCGCCGATCTCGATGATCGAAACAGTCATAAATTACAAACCGGAATACAGGGTTGATGAGAATGGCAGGGTGCTGAGATTCAAGCACGATGAAGCAGCCGATGAGTTCGCGCGTGATGAATTCGGAGAATTGATCCCCGACAAGAACGGCGAACCGTATCGACAATGGCGCGATCATATAAAATCACCTGATGATATCTGGAAAGAAATTGTCAATGCTGGCAAGATCACGGGCACAACTTCAGCTCCGAAACTTCAGCCTATCGCAACTCGTCTTGTCATGCTTCAATCAGGAATGCGCGCGCCGATGGGTGTCAAAGTTAAAGGTCCCGATCTCGAAACGATAGAGAAAGTCGGGCTGGAGATAGAGAAGTATCTGAAAGATGTGCCGTCAATCGAATCGAACACAGTCATAGCCGACAGGATTGTCGGCAAGCCATATCTCGAAATCGAAATCGACCGCGAGGCGATCGCGCGCTACGGGATATCTGTCCGGCAGGTGCAGGACATAATTGAAGTGGCTATAGGCGGCAAGAAACTGACCACGACAGTCGAAGGGCGTGAGCGGTATCCGGTTAGAGTGCGGTATCAGAGAGAATTGCGTGGGACATTGGAAGACCTGGGTGATGTTTTGATTCCGGCGCCGGAGGGTGTACAGATTCCACTCACACAACTCGCAACGATGAATTTCGTCAGAGGTCCGATGGTCATCAAGTCGGAGGATACATTCCTCGTCGGTTACGTTATCTTCGACAAGAAGCCGGACTATGCAGAAGTGGACGTCGTGCAGGATGCAGAGGAGTATCTCAGCGAGAAGATCAAGACTGGTGAGCTCGAAATACCCGCGGGAGTCAGCTACGCATTTGCCGGAAGCTATGAAAACCAGGTCAGATCAGAGAAGAAACTGAGAATTGTATTGCCCCTTGCGCTCTTTCTGATCTTTATGATCCTCTACTTCCAATTCAGACGAGTCTCGACAAGCCTTCTGGTTTTCTCGGGAATATTCGTTGCATGGTCGGGCGGATTTCTGATGCTATGGCTCTACGGACAGGATTGGTTTCTCAATTTCACGATTCTTGGGATCGACTTCAGAGAGCTGTTCCAGGTGAGGCAACTCAATCTCTCGGTAGCGGTATGGGTCGGATTCCTCGCGCTGTTCGGGGTCGCAAGCGATGACGGCGTGATTATATCGACCTATCTCGATCAGATATTCGCGCGCAGAAAGCCGAGTACAGTTGCTGATATCAGGGAGGCGACAGTGGCCGCAGGCAAGCGGAGAGTACGCCCCGCATTGATGACCGTTGTAACGACAATTCTCGCGCTGCTCCCCGTTCTGACCTCGACCGGAAAAGGTGCAGACATCATGGTACCGATGGCGATACCATCGTTCGGCGGTATGACTGTGGTGATTATAACGATATTCGTCGTGCCCACGCTGTACTGCGCGCTCGCAGAGCGAAGGCTGACGAAGTCATTCCGGAAGCAGAGCTTAGATCCGGCCACACACAACGATCGATCTAATGCACCGTAACATTTCGGTCGCTGGGAGCGAGGGGCGGCATGAGGATTGCCTCGCCTCTTGAAGGCCCGGTCGAAATCAGCGCGACGGTCGCACCGGTGAAATCTTCGATGAACCGCACATAATCCTGAGCTTTGCGCGGAAGATCAGATATATCAGTTACGCCCACGGTCGATGTTTCCCAGCCGCCGAACTTCCTGTAAATCGGATCGGCATTAGACAGATCGTAGCACGAGAATTTGCAAGCAGAGTTCACTGTGTCATTTGTCTTATAGCCTGTGCACACATGAATCTCGCTCAAATGATCGAGGACATCGAGCTTCGTGATCGTCAGATAATTTATTCCATTTATGGCCACTGATCGCTTAAGGAGATTCAGATCGAGCCATCCGCATCGGCGTGGTCGTCCTGTCGTCGCACCGAACTCTTTTCCCTGTTCCTGAATCGACACGCCGATTTCGTCACACAGCTCTGTCGGGAACGGCCCCGCACCAACCCGGGTCGTGTAGGCTTTGACGACACCGTAGATTTCGTCAACATAGTAAGGCGGAATGCCGAGCCCGGTCATGATACCGCCGACGGTCGTATTCGAAGAAGTCACATAGGGATATGTTCCGAAGTCGATATCGAGAAATGTTCCCTGCGCGCCTTCAAACAGAATCGACTTACCTTCCCGGCGCGCGTCGTGCAGGAACGAGCTTCCATCGACGGCGCTCTCTGCAAGACGCTTGCCACACTCGATCAGCC
This region of Candidatus Zixiibacteriota bacterium genomic DNA includes:
- a CDS encoding efflux RND transporter periplasmic adaptor subunit, which codes for MTDSDKKRFSDWISLIPRRGAGLVVFILIVVIAFSLGLMLSGGDDGQLAQSAVHDHDGEVAKQPTIWTCSMHPQIKLPKPGKCPICFMDLIPLESGSGDGLDPNQLRMTEAAKQLARIETTPVVRDYASAEIRMVGRIAYDETKVAVISARIPGRIDQLYADYTGLRVAKGDHLVKLYSPELLSAQEELIQAKRSVEGLRVRGGVLLSTAITTLDAAREKLSLYGLPKYQIDEIEERGTAAENLTIYAPIGGTVIHKNATEGMYVQTGTDIYTIADLKKLWVLFDAYESDLPWLRIGQTVKFASPSFPGEQFDATISFIDPIVDQKTRTISVRAIADNTGDRLKPDMFVSGVVKSSLDEHGKVADQSDRALVIPASAPLLTGSRAIVYVQVSDDDGPVFEGREVVLGPRAGELYTVKSGLVEGELVVSNGAFKIDSELQIHAKPSMMSPSGGGALPHEHDQSAPMAADMMDPEAVSHIIESPALETLTPVFDAYFEVQMALASDDPVAASESYAKLRGEVSSVDMSLFDGETHMQWMSLSDSIVTYSRKASETKDIDQLRDAFYHVSKAMIDLEEGFGHSDNRDYFLTFCPMARDNRGAYWLQTVDTVYNSFYGAMMLRCGEIKGALPSNPASDK
- a CDS encoding efflux RND transporter permease subunit, coding for MSEHIDKNKQSRHSPIDRVIKFCLENKLVVLLATLFFIAWGIIVAPFDWNIQAIPRYPVPVDAIPDIGENQQIVFTEWMGRSPQDVEDQISYPLTVSLLGVPGVRTIRSYSFFGFSSIYVIFKDDVEFYWSRSRILEKLNSLPAGTLPDEVQPALGPDATALGQVFWYTLEGRDERGNPTGGWDLHELRSIQDWTVRYALQSADGVAEVASIGGFVQEYQIDANPDAMKSYGVTLSDLFMAVKSSNIDVGARTIEINKVEYVIRGLGFIKELADIENTAVASRDNVPIRIKDVATVSLGPAMRRGALDKGGAEAVGGVVVVRHGANPLATITNVKAKIAEISPGLPKKILGDGSTSQVSIVPFYDRTGLIYETLGTLNTALVDEILVTMIVVILMVMHLRASALISGLLPLTVLMVFIAMKVFKVDANIVALSGIAIAIGTIVDMGIVVSENILRHLEKAQPGADRLQVIFQAASEVGGAVLTAISTTVISFLPVFTMQAAEGKLFKPLAYTKTFALIASVIVAMTIIPPLAHMLFTASESRLKSRRLLPIGLAIGALTLMVWSFWLAGVLLLIMAAYQAFKNHIPERFREKIPTITNYIIVIIIGALLAEHWRPLGYQVGIVGNFVFVALLLGGILFLVQMLIRAYEPILRWCLAHKKQFLVLPLLLLLLGTTIWLGFDSIFGFMPGWIRSTAPYIDVNHAFPGLGKEFMPDLDEGSFLYMPTTMPHASIGEVLDVLQLQDKAFSSIPEIETVVGKLGRVDSPLDPAPISMIETVINYKPEYRVDENGRVLRFKHDEAADEFARDEFGELIPDKNGEPYRQWRDHIKSPDDIWKEIVNAGKITGTTSAPKLQPIATRLVMLQSGMRAPMGVKVKGPDLETIEKVGLEIEKYLKDVPSIESNTVIADRIVGKPYLEIEIDREAIARYGISVRQVQDIIEVAIGGKKLTTTVEGRERYPVRVRYQRELRGTLEDLGDVLIPAPEGVQIPLTQLATMNFVRGPMVIKSEDTFLVGYVIFDKKPDYAEVDVVQDAEEYLSEKIKTGELEIPAGVSYAFAGSYENQVRSEKKLRIVLPLALFLIFMILYFQFRRVSTSLLVFSGIFVAWSGGFLMLWLYGQDWFLNFTILGIDFRELFQVRQLNLSVAVWVGFLALFGVASDDGVIISTYLDQIFARRKPSTVADIREATVAAGKRRVRPALMTVVTTILALLPVLTSTGKGADIMVPMAIPSFGGMTVVIITIFVVPTLYCALAERRLTKSFRKQSLDPATHNDRSNAP
- a CDS encoding adenylosuccinate synthase, with protein sequence MPNRAVIGTQWGDEGKGKVVDILSEASDIVARCQGGANAGHTVIIDGRRFILHLIPSGILHKGCTCLIGNGVVIDLDQLFFETDELNSQGIDTDGRVLVSGLAHLVLPYHKWTEQGNEEGRGSEKIETTLRGIGPTYTDKYSRCGIRVFDLFYPQKLKEKLEANFRMKADVIDRFSSEADANVNHLHERLIECGKRLAESAVDGSSFLHDARREGKSILFEGAQGTFLDIDFGTYPYVTSSNTTVGGIMTGLGIPPYYVDEIYGVVKAYTTRVGAGPFPTELCDEIGVSIQEQGKEFGATTGRPRRCGWLDLNLLKRSVAINGINYLTITKLDVLDHLSEIHVCTGYKTNDTVNSACKFSCYDLSNADPIYRKFGGWETSTVGVTDISDLPRKAQDYVRFIEDFTGATVALISTGPSRGEAILMPPLAPSDRNVTVH